The following nucleotide sequence is from Pseudoclavibacter endophyticus.
GCGTCGAAGACACAGGCGGCGCGGCCTGCGCACCGGCGTCGCAAACGGACGAGAGGAGCGCACGTCATGAGTACATTCGAAATGTTGAACACGCATCCGGCCGAGATCGACCTCGACCGAGATCTGCTCGCCCGCACCATCGACTCGCTGGTCGCCTGTGCCCAGGCGTGCACGGTCTGCGCCGACGCCTGCCTGAGCGAGGAGTCGGTGGCCGAACTGCGCCGGTGCATCCGCACGGACCTCGACTGCGCCGACATCTGCGCGGCAACCGCGCGCGTGCTGTCCCGGCAAACGGGCGACGCCGCTGTCCTGCGCGCCCAGCTGCAGGCGTGCGTGCAGGCCTGCAGCTCCTGCGGTGACGAATGCGAAGCGCACGCCGGCCACCACGAGCACTGCCGCATCTGCGCCGAGGCCTGTCGCGCCTGCGAGCAAGCGTGCACTGAGCTGCTCGCGGCAATCGGGTAGCCAGAGGACCCGGTACCCGCCACCAACGAGACCATGGCCGCGCAGGAACCGCATCCGCCGGTAGACTCTCGCGGGTGTCAAAGGTATTGAGTGCTCTTCCCGTCGGCGAGCGAGTCGGCATCGCGTTCTCCGGAGGTCTCGACACCTCCACAGCAGTGGCCTGGATGCGCGAGAACGGCGCGATTCCCTGCACCTACACCGCTGACATCGGTCAGTACGACGAGCCCGACATCGAGTCGGTGCCCGGCCGCGCCGGCGAGTACGGCGCCGAGCTCGCGCGACTCATCGACGCGAAGGCGGCGCTCGTCGAAGAGGGGCTCGTCGCGCTGCAGTGCGGCGCGTTCCACATCCGCTCCGGCGGCAAGACCTACTTCAACACGACGCCGCTCGGCCGGGCCGTCACGGGCACGATGCTCGTCCGGGCCATGAAGGACGACGGCGTCGACATCTGGGGCGACGGGTCGACCTACAAGGGCAACGACATCGAGCGGTTCTATCGCTACGGCCTCATGGCCAACCCCGACCTGCGCATCTACAAGCCCTGGCTCGACGCGAAGTTCGTGAGCGAGCTTGGCGGCCGACAGGAGATGAGCGAGTGGCTGGTGGCCCGCGGCTTCCCCTACCGCGACTCGGCCGAGAAGGCGTATTCGACCGACGCCAACATCTGGGGAGCGACGCACGAGGCGAAGAAGCTAGAAGACCTCGACGCCTCGGTCGAGCTCGTCACACCCATCATGGGGATCGCCGCATGGCGCGACGACGTCGAGGTGAAAACCGAAGACGTCGCGGTGCGCTTCGAGGGCGGGCGGCCCGTCGCGATCAACGGCGTCGAGTACGCGGATGCCGTCGCGCTCGTCTACGAAGCCAACGAGATCGGCGGCCGCCACGGGCTCGGCGTCTCCGACCAGCTCGAGAACCGCATCATCGAGGCGAAGTCACGGGGCATCTACGAGGCGCCGGGCATGGCGCTGCTGCACATCGCCTACGAGCGATTGCTCAACGCGATCCACAACGAGGACACGGTCGCCAACTACCACAACGAGGGTCGCCGTCTCGGCCGCCTCATGTACGAGGGGCGCTGGCTCGACCCGCAGTCGCTCATGCTGCGCGAGTCGCTGCAGCGGTGGGTCGGCTCGGCCGTCACCGGAGAGGTCACGTTGCGGCTGCGTCGCGGTGACGACTACACGATCCTCGACACGACCGGCCCCGCGCTCAGCTATGCGGCCGAGAAGCTCTCGATGGAGCGGGTCGGCAACGCCGCCTTCGGCCCGGACGACCGCATCGGCCAGCTCACGATGCGCAATCTCGACATCGCCGACTCGCGTCAGCGGCTCGAGCAGTACGCCGCGCAGGGCATCATCGGCGGGCCCACCGCCGAGCTCGTTGGTCGCCTCGAGCCGGGGCACGCGGCCCACATCCTCGGCGCCGTCGAAACCTCGAGCGCTGCCGACGAGGCCCTCGACCGGGCGACCGACGCGGTGTCCGAGGCCGCGGCGTTCGACTCGGGGACCGACTAGGGGAGCACCGGCGGGTCCGCTCGCGGACGACCGGGGCCGAAGATGCGCGAGCCCATGGCCTGGATGGAACGCCACCAGGCGGGGCTGTATCTCGCGGCGCTCGCCGCCGGCGCCGGCGTCGGGCTCACGGCGCCACAGGTGGCGCGGCCCGCCGAGGTCGCCGTCACCCCGGTGCTCGGGCTGCTGCTGTACGCCACGTTCGTCGGGGTGCCGTTCGCGAGGCTCGGCGGGGCGCTGCGCGATTGGCGCTTTCTCGCGACCACGCTGCTCGTCAACTTCGTGGCCGCGCCCGTCATCGTGTTCGCGCTCTCGCGGTTCGTCGCGCACGACCGGGCGCTGCTGATCGGCGTGCTGTTCGTGCTGCTGACCCCGTGCATCGACTACGTCATCGTCTTCTCAGGGCTCGCGGGCGGTGCGAGTGACCGGTTGCTGGCCGCCGCGCCCGTGCTGCTGCTCGGGCAGATGGCGCTGTTGCCGCTCTATCTGTGGATGTTCGCCGGGGCGGACGTCGTCGCCGGCATCGATCCCGCGCCGTTCCTCGAGGCGCTCGTGCTGCTCATCGTGCTGCCCCTGGCGGCGGCCGTCGCGACACAGCTGGTCGCGGCCCGCAGCCGACCGGGCGCACTCGTGCGAAGCGGCGCGACCGCGGCGATGGTGCCGCTCATGATGCTGACGCTCGCGGTGGTGGTCGCCTCGCAGGTCCGCGGCGTCGGCGAACGGTTCGGAGCGCTGCTCGTCGTCGTGCCGATCTTCGTCGCATTCGCGGCGATCATGGTCGTCATCGGCGCGGGAGCATCCCGATTGGCGACGCTCGACACCGCGGGTCGTCGTGCGACCGTCTTCAGCGGGGCCACGCGCAACTCGCTCGTGATCTTGCCGCTCGCGCTCGCGCTGCCGCACGAGTACGACCTGGCGCCCCTCGTCGTCGTGACGCAGACGCTCGTCGAACTCGTCATCATAGTCGCGCTCGTGCGGCTCGTGCCGCGCGTCATCCGATGACGCACGGCGCACGGCCCGCCGGGAGGCGGCGCGAGCTCCGGCGACGGCGTGGCGGCCGCGGTTCTCGCAGGTGCCGGCCTGCAGAATGGGCCGAATGAGGGGAAAAGGACGGACAGGGCTCGCACTCGGTCTCGCGACGGCGATAGGCGGAGTCGGAATCTTCGCGGCGGTCGGGCTCTTCTCATTCGTGAACGCGCTGCCCGACGCCGATGCGGCCGACTGGTCGGAGCCTCAGTCGCGGCCGAGTGTCGAGTTCGCGACACCGGCCCACGCGCCGCGCCCGGCTGAGCCGGCCGAGCATCCATACCTCGCCGACCCCGGCTGGCTCGCGCAAACCGCCGCCGTGACCGGCATTCCCGAGCGCGCGCTGGCGGCGTACGCGGCCGCCGACCTTCGCGTCGCCGACGAGCTCGGCTGCGCCGTCGGTTGGAACACGCTCGCCGGAATCGGCTGGGTCGAGAGCTATCACGGCACGATCCATGGCAGCGCGATCGACGCCGACGGCGTGGCCCGCCCGAGCATCGTCGGCATCCCGCTCGACGGCACGAACGGCACCATGGCGATCCCCGACACCGACGGCGGCGAGCTCGACGGCGACACCGAATGGGATCGGGCGGTCGGACCCATGCAGTTCATCCCGGAGACCTGGTACCTGTGGGGCGCGGATGCGACGGGCGACGGGCACGCGAGCCCCCACAGCATCGATGACGCGGCGCTGACCGCCGCCCACTACCTCTGCCGGCTCGACGGCACGCTCGAGACCGAGAACGCCTGGATCGCGGCGATCCGCTCGTACAACAACACGCTCGAGTATCAGCAGCGCGTCGCATCGGCCGCCGAGCGCTATGCAGAGGACGCGACGGCGGTCGGATCCTGATCCCGCGCCGCCCCACCTCCGACACGCCCGCCGCGAACCCCGGCGTGGTCGATGGTCAGGTGCCGCTCATGCCCTTCAGAGCAACTTCAAGACTGGGGCATACCTCAATACCCGAGGATGAGGTCGTCGCGCACGGTGCCCGCGGCGGAGCATCCCACGACGTACGGCACCTCGGTGCACGGCACACACTCGCGAAAGGCTCGACATGACCCGCTTCGACGACGCCTACCCCTTCGACCTCGACAACCAGATCGAACGCACGACCGTTCGCTTCCCCGATCGACTCGGCCGCGACGTGACCGCCGAGCTCTACCGGCCCAAGGCGATCGACGAGTCGGTGCCGCACAGGGGCCTCGTGGTCGGCGCGCCCGACGCGATTCCCGGGGCGCCGGCGCCCCGACGCGATGCGCACCGGCTCGCGCGGCGCGGCGTCGTGGCCCTCCTGATCGTGCCGGATGCGTCGCTCGATGCGACCGCGCTCAACGCCGGCGCCAGGTATCTCAGGACGCTGCCGTACGTCGACGGCGGCCGTGTCGGCACCGTCGGCATGCTGACCCCCGTCGCGATGGCCTGAGTCGCGACCGTTCGACCTCCCACATCCGCGTCCGCGCCTCACTCCATGACGATGACCGCCCGCCCCGTGATCTCGCCGTTCGCGAGCGCTCGGTAAGCGGCGTCGGCGTCGTCGAGCGGGTAGTGGCGCGTCACGACGCCCGTCGCGTCGAAGGCGCCGGAAGCGGCGAGGTCGACGACCGCCGGTAAGTCGCGGCGGGTGCGCGCGCCGAACGAGCCGGTGATGGTGTAGCCGCGTCGCACGATCGGCGTGATCTCGAGCTCGGCCGTCGCCCGGCCGGCGGCGATCCCGATGGCGACCATCCGGCCGCCGTCGGCGAGCATGTCGACAGCCTGACGGAAGGTCGCCGGCCAGCCCAACGCCTCGAACGCCACGTCGACCCCGCGCCCGTCCGTGATCTCTCGAACGCGAGCCGGAGCATCCGTCGTCATGGAGTTGATCGTGTGTGTCGCGCCGAGGCGCATCGCCGCCTGCAGCTTGTCATCGGCAACGTCGATCGCGATGATCGGGTCTGCGCCCGCCGCCCTGGCGACCTGCAGCACGCCACTGCCGACGCCGCCGACCGCGACGACGGCGACGGCATCGCCCGGCTCGACGTGCCCGGCACGGTGGACGGCGCCGTACGAGGTGAAGGCGGCGCAGCCGAGGATCGCCGAGGCGATCGGGTCGAGCGCGGGCGGGAGCTTCGTGAGGGCAGCGAGCGGCACGACCGCGTACTCGGCCAGCCCGCCCATGGAGTACATGGCGAGAAACGAGCCGTCAGGCATCGATAACCGGCTCTCGCCGTCGTAGAGCGTGCCGCGCAGGCGGTTCTGGCCGAAGAAGTTCGCGCAGAGGTCGTCGCGGCCGCGGCGGCAGGCGTCGCACTCGGTGCAGGGCATGATGAAGGCGCCGACGACGTCGTCGCCGATCGCGAGGGTGGTGTCGGCATGCTCCGCGTCGCCGAACGCGACGATCGTGCCGCTGATCTCGTGGCCGAGGACGGCGGGCCGCGGAAACGCGACCTCGCGCTTGATGACGTGCAGGTCGGTGTGGCACACGCCGCACGCCCGCACCTTGACGAGGGCCTCACCGGTCCGCGGCGCGGGCATGGGCACCTGCACCACCTCGAGCGAGGACTCGTCGCCGAGCAACACCGCGGCCCGCATCGTCTCCGTCATGGCACGCTCCTCGTCGATCGCACTCCGCATCCCGCTCAACTGTCTCCGACGACGCACGCCGCGGCAAGGCCGAATCCGGAGGACGAAAAGCCGCGTGGGGCGCGCGGACGCCGTGCGAGATCTGGCCGATCGGCCGAAGTGGAGCATCCGGCGCGCGCGTCAAGATCGATTCCATGCGGAAATCGAAGAATGCCCGTCCACCTCAGATCGGCCGTCGCCCCGCGGCGACCGGGTCCGGGCCGCGCGGTCAGTGGACAATACTGGCCGGGCTGCTCGTGTTGTCCATCATCCCCTCGGTGGCAGGCGGGATGCGCGTCGGCGAAATCACCTCGGACACTCCTGTGACCCCCGAGAACGCCAGGTTCATAACGCTGCCGCTGCCCGTGCTGCTGCACATCGTCGCCGCCGTCGTCTTCTCGTTCCTTGGCGCGTTCCAATTCGTCCCGGCGCTGCGGCACAGGGCGCCCCGCTGGCATCGGTTCGCCGGTCGCTTCCTGGTCGTGCCGTCAGGCGTGATCGTCGGGGTAACCGGCATCTGGATGACGGCCGTGTACGACTTCCCGCCCTTCGACGGCCCGTGGCTCGCGGTGACGCGTCATATCGTCGGTGCGCTCATGCTGGCATTCCTTGCGCTCAGCGTCGTCGCCGTTTCCCGACGAAACGTGTTCACGCACGGCAACTGGATGATCCGCGCCTACGCTCTCGGAATGGGCGCGGGCACCCAGGTGCTCACCTCGGGCCCGCCCGCCATCCTGTTCGGTGCCCCTGACGAGTTCTGGCGCACCGTGCAGATGGCCGCGGGCTGGGCCATCAACGCGGTCGCGGCTGAGCTCATCATCGCCTGGCGCAAGCGGCGCCGGGCCGATCGGCAGCGTTTCAACGTCGAGATCGGTGGTGCGGCGCACTCCCTCGAGCCGTCGGATGCGCGGACGCCGGCGCGGCCGAGCGACCCCGAACCGGTGGCGCCTTCGGGCCGTGGCGCGCCCGAACGGAGTGCCGCGACCCGAACGCGATAGGGCATGGTGAGCGGTATGCCGAGCGTGCGCGCAACCCTGTCGTCTTTGTGGCAGCGTCCTGCCGCCGCGGGTGCGACGGGCCCGCGGGTGCGCGACGGCGTCCTCACTGGAGTGCTGGCGGTGCTCGCGGTCGTCGAGGGTGCGCTGCGCACGGATCTCGCGTGGCCCGTGGCGACGACGGCAGTCGCGCTCGCCTCGCTCGCCGGCTTGCCGTGGCGCCGGTCGCGCCCGCTCGTGGTCGTCGCGTGGCTGACCTCGGTGTCGGCCGGTTTCGGCATCGCGCGGTGGGCAGCGGGCGGCGAGCAGAACGCACTCGCTGTGATGCTCGTGCTCGTCGCCGTGCCGTACGCGCTGTTCCGATGGGGAGCGGGGAGGTCGCAGGTCGTCGGGGCCTGCGTCCTTACGGCGGGACTCGCGTTCTCCCTGGCTCTGGGCACCGAGGGACTCGACGGAGCGATTGCCGGGGTCGCGGCGATCGGGGGCGCCTGCCTCATCGGCGCGATGCGCCGCCAGCGCGTTGAGGCGCGGGCGCGGGAGCTGGAGCACGCGAGGATGCGGGAGCGCGAGGCGCTCGCCCGCGACCTGCACGACACGGTTGCGCATCGCGTTTCGGCGATCGCGATCAGGGCACAGGTGGCGAGGGCGGTCGGGCTGGGAAGCCGGACGGCGTCGGACGGGGGAGCGCATGCACCGGCCGCGACAGCGGTCCTGACGGAATCGCTCGAGGTGATCGAGCGCGAGGCTCAGGCCGTGCTCGAGGAGACGCGCGCGCTCGTGCGGGTGCTGCGCAGCACCGACGGCGCTGACGCGTCCATCGCTCGCAGCGCGCTCGCCGCAGCGGACCTCTACGGGCCGACACCCGGACTCGCCGAGCTCGAGGCGCTCGCGACCGATGGCCCGCCGCTCGTGCTGGTGCGGGTCGATGCGCCCGGTGAGGTGCCGGCGCTCGTCGCGACGACGCTCTTCCGCGTCGCCCAGGAGGGGGTCACGAACGCCAGACGCCACGCGCGGGGCGCGACCCGTGTCGAGGTCGACGTCCGGGCGCGCGGCGACGACGTCTGCATCACCGTGGGCGATGACGGCGCCGTCTCCCGCCCGGGGTCAGGGCGGGGCTACGGGCTGCGCGGCATGCGCGAGCGGGTTGCGCTGCTCGGTGGCACTTTCTCGGCCGGCTTCGCGCACCCGGGATCGCTGGGCGGGGACGGGCCCGCGCCTGTTGGGGGTGACGGCCCAGCTCCGGGAGGCTGGGTCGTATCGGCGTCGATTCCGCGTCGCTCGTCCGAGGCCACGGTATGAGGGCCGCAGCGGGCGACGGGGCGAGCGGCACGATCCGCGTGCTCGTCGCTGACGACCACGAATCCGTGCGCACGGGCCTGCGTCTACTGCTCGAGTCGACGCCGGGCATCCAGGTGGTTGGCGAGGCCGCCGACGGTGAGCAGGCGGTCGCGAAAGCGCGTGCGACGCGCCCCGACGTGGTGCTCATGGACATCCGGATGCCCCGCCTCGACGGCATCGAGGCCACGCGCATGCTTGCGGGCCCGGACGTCGACGAGCCGATCGCGGTCGTTGTCATCACCACCTTCGACCTCGACGAATATGTCTACGGTGCGCTTCGCGCCGGGGCCAGGGGGTTCCTGCTGAAGGATGCCGGCCCTGTGCTGCTCGCCGAGGCAGTGCGGGCCGCTGCGGACGGCGAGGCACTCATCTCCCCGAGGATTACCGTGCGCCTGCTCACCGAGTTCGCCTCCCCGCACGGGCGCTCGGCGGGCGGCCCCGCCGGCACGCGGCACGGCCCCTCTCGCCCCCGCCCCGTCGACCCAGTCGAGCCGTTGACCGATCGTGAGGAGGACGTGCTCCGCCTGCTCGCCGAGGGGCTCACGAACACGGAGATCGGCGCGAGGCTGCACGTGTCGCTCGGCACCGTCAAGACGCACATCGGCGGTCTGCTCGCGAAGCTCGGCCTGCGTAACCGCGTCGAGGCCGCGATGTGGGCGCACGAGACGGGGCGCGTCGGCGGCTGAGCCGCCCCGCCTCAGCGCCCGCGCGCCGCCTGCGCCGCCATGAGCGTCACGAGCTCGTAGACGGTGTGGCTCGCGGCGATGCCCGTGGTCTGCGCGTGGTCGTAGGCAGGGGCGACCTCGACGACGTCGGCGCCGACGACTCGGCGGTCAGTGAGACTGCGTAGCATGCGCAGCAGCTCGCGGCTCGTGAGCCCGCCCGCCTCCGGCGTACCCGTGCCGGGCGCGTGGGCCGGGTCGAGCACGTCGATGTCAACCGACACATAGACGGGCGCGCCGCCGATCCGCGTGCGGATTCGCTCGATTGCGGCCGCGACGCCGTGCTCCTCGATGAACTCGCTCGTGACGATCGAGAACCCGAGCCGCTCGTCGTCCTCCAGGTCTCCCTTCGAGTACAGCGGACCGCGCGTGCCGACGTGGCAGCTCGCCGTCAAGTCGATGAGACCCTCCTCGCTGGCGCGGCGGAAGGGCGTGCCGTGCGTGATCGGCGCGCCGAAGTACGTGTCCCACGTGTCGAGGTGCGCGTCGAAGTGCAGCACCGCGACGGGGCCGTGCTGTTTCGCAACGGCCCGCAGCAGCGGCAGCGCGATCGTGTGGTCGCCGCCGATCGTGATGATGCCCGAGACTCGCTCCGCGAGCCGCAGCACCGCCTGTTCGAGGTCGGTGACCGCCTGGTCGATGTCGAACGGGTTCACGGCGATGTCGCCCGCGTCGACCACCTGGGCGGCCGCGAACGGCGAGACGTCCTGCGCGGGGTTGTAGGGGCGCAGCAGGCGCGACGACTCGCGCACGTGCGACGGGCCGAACCTCGCGCCCGGCCGGTAGCTCACGCCCGTGTCGAACGGCACGCCGACGACGGCGAGGTCGGCCCGCTCGACGTCCTCGAGGCGCGGCAGTCTCGCGAAGGTGGCGATGCCGGCGTAGCGGGGCACCACCGACGAGTCGACGGGGCCGATCGGCTCGGGGAACCCGTTTCGATCGGCGGCCGCCGGAGCGGCGGTGGGGTCGGTCGCTTCGGTCACGGCATGCTCCTCTCATCGGCGCCCGCCCACGCGGGTACCACCTGGTCATGCGGAATGTGCACGAGCTGCACACCGCCCGCGGCCACGGCGGCAGCGATCTGCGGGCCGATGTCGTCCCAGTCCTCGGCCCGGCGCCCCGTGGCGCCGAAGGCGTCAGCGAGCGCGACCCAGTCTGGCTGCGCGAGCTCGACGCCGATCGGCGGGATGCCGCGATCGGACTGGTTCTCGCCGATCTCGCCGTAGCCGCCGTTGTCGACGCACACGACCGTGAGATCGAGGCCCTGCTCGATTGCCGTTGCGAGCTCGTTCACGCAGAACATGAGCGCGCCGTCGCCGATCACGGTGATGACCGGCCGCCGCTCCCCGCGCTCGTCGAGGGCGACCCGGGCGCCGATCGCTGCTGGCAGGCCGTAGCCGAGCGTCGCGTACGTCGGCGTGTAGAGCAGCGAGTGCGGCCGCGATTGCCGCAGCACGTTCGCGAGGCCGAGGTAGACGATCTGCGACGAGTCGCCCGCCACGACCGCGTCGGCGGGCATCGTGCGTGCGATCTCCTCCGCGAGGGCGACGGTCGAAGGGTGGATGCCCCTGGTCTCGCCGGCGATGGCGGCGCGGAGGTCGACCAGGTCGGGCAGTGCGCGCGCGCCCTCGGTCGCGGTGCCGTCCGCCGCCACGGGGAGCGGGACCAGTGAGCCGAGCAGCGCCTCGAGGACGTCCCGGCTGTCGCCCGCGATGCCGATCTCGGCATCCAGGTTCTTATGAAGCTGCGACGCCTCGAGGTCGACACGGATCACGCGACCACGCGCGTCGAGTCGTGGCACCCACAGCTCGGCCTCGCCGAGCTTCGAGCCGACGACGAGCAGCACGTCGGCGGTCTCCGCGACCTCGCGGGCGGCGGCGAGCCGCAGGTTCGCGCCGAGCGCGAGGGGATGGTGCTCGTCGAGAGTGCCCTTGCCGTTGATGGTCGTGAGCACGGGCGCGCCGAGCCGCTCCGCAAGCGCGCGCAGCTCGGCGGCGGTCCCCGTGGCGCCGCCGCCGGCGACGATGACGGGGGAGTCGGCCTCTGCGAGGAGCGCGGCGGCGGCGGCAACGGCATCCGCGTCGATCGCGGGGCGCTCCGGCGCCGGCCGCGCGGCCCTGGCGGAGGCTGGTACCTCCTCACTCGCCGGCGCCTCGAGCACGTCGAGGGGGATCTCGAGGTGCACGGGCCGTGGGCGACGCGTCGCGAATAGGGCGAACGCGTCGTGCACCGCCTCGACGGCCTCGGCGGCCGTGTGCGCGCGCCGCGACCACTCGGCGACGGCGCCGGCCATCGCCGTCGCGTCCTTCGTCTCGTGCAGGGTGCCGCGGTCGGCGAACTCGTCGCCGATCGCGGCACCGGGCGAGATGACGAGCAGGGGTCGCGATTCGCAGAACGCGGTGCCGACCGCGCTCATCGCGTTCTGCAGCCCGGGCCCGGACGTCGTGATGACCACGCCAGGCAGTCCGCGCTGCTGGGCCCAGCCGTCGGCGCCGTACCCGGAGCCCTGCTCGTGCCGGTTGGTGACCGCGCGGATGCCGAGCTCGGCGAGCGGTCGGTACAGCTCGAGGTTGTGCGTGCCCGGAATGCCGAACACGGTCGTCACCCCGTACGCCCGGATCGTCTCGAGCACAGCCCGGCCCGTCGTGTCGCGGTAGCGCTCGGCGACCGCGGCGTGCGGCTGCTCGGCCGTCACGCGTCGCCCCTCCGCTGAACGCCGCCGACCCAGGTCTGCCGCACCTCGATCGCGCTGATGCGGTCGGGCGCCACCTCGAGCGGGTCGTCGCCGAGCACGGCGAAATCGGCGTACTTTCCTGGCTCGAGCGACCCGAGATCGTCTTCGCGGCCGAGCGAAACGGCGCCCTCGTACGTGTGCGCTCGAAGCGCCGCGCGCGCCGAGATGCGGAGCGCATCCGGCCCCAGGCGGTGACCCGCGCGCGTCACGCGCGTGACGGCCGTCTGGATCGCCTCGAGCGGGTTCGGGTCGGCGACGGGCGCGTCCGACGAGATCGTCGTCGGCACGCCGGCGGCCTCGAACTCGCCGAGCGGGTTGAAGCGTTCACCCGGCGTGCCGATGGCCTGCTCGACGCCCTCGCCCCAGTTGTAGTAGTGCTGGGGCTGGTTGACCGGCCGGATGCCGGCCCTCGCGAAGCGCTCGATCTGCTCGGGCGTCGGCAGCCCGCAGTGCTCGATGCGGTGGCGCGCGTCGGGCTCCGGACGCTCGGCCAGTGCCGCCTCGATCGCCTGGGTCACCATCTCAATGGCGGTCGGCGACTGCGCGTGCGTCGCGGTCTGCAGCCCGGCGGCGTGCGCCCGGCGAATGAGCTCGGCGTAGTCGGCGGGCTCGTGGTAGAGCTGGCCTGTCCGGCACGGGTCGCCGACGTAGCCGTCCGGGAAGTACGCGGTCCACCCGCCGAGCGTGCCGTCGGCGTAGAACTTGATGCCGGCGAAGCTCAGGTACGCATTGCCGAACTGGCCGACGAGCCCCATCTCCAGGGCCTCGTCGAGCAGGTGCGACAGCAGGTACATCGACACGCGCACGTCGAGGCGATCGGTCTCGGCGAGGCGGAGGTACATGTCGAACTCACGGCGCGTGACCTGCAGGTCGCCGATCGTCGTGACGCCCGCCGCGAGGAACCGTTCGGTCGCGGCGTCGAGCTGCCGCAGGTGCTCGTCCGGCTCATCGGCCAGGTGGAAGTTCGGACCGTGGTGGCCGATCTTCACGCCGTGCATGCCCGTGAGGATGTTGCAGGCCGCATCGGACAGCTCGCCCGTGAGCTCGCCGTCCCCGTCGCGGAAGAACACGCCACCTTCCGGGTCCGGGGTCTCCCGGCCGACACCGTTCGCCTCCAGGGTGTACGAGTTCACGACGCCCCCGTGGCCGGAGGCGTTCATGAGGTACACCTCCCGGTCGGTTGCGACCTCGTCGAGCTCGAATCGGGTCGGGTGGCGCTGCTCGGCGAGGTTGCGGTGCTCGTAGCCGTAGCCGCGAACGGGCCGGCCCTCGGGGACGCGACCGGCGGCATCCCGCAACCGCGAAACGATCTCGGGGATGCTCGCGGCCTTGCTCGGGCCGCAGTCGACCCACGTCATCATCTGCCCGAACATGAGGGGATGCGCGTGGGCGTCGACGAAGCCGGGGACCACGACGGCGTCGCCGAGGTCGGCGCGCTCCGGCGCCAGCCCCGACGCGGCTGCCGCGGCCTCGCACGCGTCGAGGTCGCCGACCGCGACGATGAGGCCCCGGTCGATGAGCATGGCCGTCGCCGTCGAGTCGGTGCGGTCGAGGGTGTGGATGCGCCTGGCCGTCACGAGGCGCGCCTCGGTCTGCCGTGGGCGGTCGAAGGGCGCGAGCTTCCTCATGCGGGCCGTCCCCGCGTCGCGTCGGGCGATGCAGCCTGGTGTTCGGGCTCGACGTCGTCCTCCAGCTGCGGCGCGAAGTAGGTGCAGATCGCTCCGACCACGGCCATGCCGGCAATCATGAAGATGACCGACCAGATCGTCCCGGTCCAGCCGAGCAGCTGCGTCGCGAACCATGGCGAGAACCCGGCCCAGATGGCGGCGCCGATGCCATAGGCGAGCGCGATCGACGTGTAGCGCGCCTGCGGCGGGAACATCTGGGCGAGGAGCGCCGCGATCGGCGCGTAGGTGGCGCTCATGGCGATGCGCACGAGCGAGGCGAGCAGGAACACGAGTGCTTCGATCCCGGTTGGCATGATGAGCATGAAGACCGCGAACACCACCGCCGATGAGGCGAGACCGAGGTACATGATCGTCTTCCTGCCCCACTTGTCCCCGAGCCAGGCGATCGGGAGGGTCACGAGGAACTCGACGAACGAAGCGATCGTCATGGCGTCGAGGATCAGCTGTTCGCTCAGGAGCACCGGTTCGCCGGTCGCGTAGGCCGTCGCGAAGGTCGTCGCGAGGTAGTAGCCGCCCGTCGAGATGGGGATGAGTCCGATGCCGAGCAGGATCGGCAGCCAGTTCGAGCGCACTGCCACGAAGAGGGGCGTCGACTGTGGTGCGCCCTTCGCCTTCTCGGCGCCCACCTGCTGTTCGAAGACGGGCGACTCCTCGACGCGGTAGCGCACCCAGAAGCCGACGGCGACGAGCAGGATGGAGACGATGAAGGGGATGCGCCAGCCGCCGTCGATGATGAACGTGTCGCCGGCGCGGGACATGATTGCGAAGATCCCCGAGGCGAGCAGCGCGCCGGCCGGGTTGCCGAGCTGCGTGAAGCCGCCG
It contains:
- a CDS encoding MFS transporter, whose protein sequence is MSTSPASPRPASAHPARARRAGIAAFVGTTIEWYDFYVYATAAALVFGPLFFPSDDPLAETASSFATFAVAFLVRPIGGILFGHIGDRLGRRVSLVMTLLLMGVATVLVGFLPTYADVGVFAPIMLVLLRALQGLAVGGEWGGAVLMSVEHAPAKSKTFYGGFTQLGNPAGALLASGIFAIMSRAGDTFIIDGGWRIPFIVSILLVAVGFWVRYRVEESPVFEQQVGAEKAKGAPQSTPLFVAVRSNWLPILLGIGLIPISTGGYYLATTFATAYATGEPVLLSEQLILDAMTIASFVEFLVTLPIAWLGDKWGRKTIMYLGLASSAVVFAVFMLIMPTGIEALVFLLASLVRIAMSATYAPIAALLAQMFPPQARYTSIALAYGIGAAIWAGFSPWFATQLLGWTGTIWSVIFMIAGMAVVGAICTYFAPQLEDDVEPEHQAASPDATRGRPA
- a CDS encoding amidohydrolase — protein: MRKLAPFDRPRQTEARLVTARRIHTLDRTDSTATAMLIDRGLIVAVGDLDACEAAAAASGLAPERADLGDAVVVPGFVDAHAHPLMFGQMMTWVDCGPSKAASIPEIVSRLRDAAGRVPEGRPVRGYGYEHRNLAEQRHPTRFELDEVATDREVYLMNASGHGGVVNSYTLEANGVGRETPDPEGGVFFRDGDGELTGELSDAACNILTGMHGVKIGHHGPNFHLADEPDEHLRQLDAATERFLAAGVTTIGDLQVTRREFDMYLRLAETDRLDVRVSMYLLSHLLDEALEMGLVGQFGNAYLSFAGIKFYADGTLGGWTAYFPDGYVGDPCRTGQLYHEPADYAELIRRAHAAGLQTATHAQSPTAIEMVTQAIEAALAERPEPDARHRIEHCGLPTPEQIERFARAGIRPVNQPQHYYNWGEGVEQAIGTPGERFNPLGEFEAAGVPTTISSDAPVADPNPLEAIQTAVTRVTRAGHRLGPDALRISARAALRAHTYEGAVSLGREDDLGSLEPGKYADFAVLGDDPLEVAPDRISAIEVRQTWVGGVQRRGDA